Proteins from one Amycolatopsis benzoatilytica AK 16/65 genomic window:
- a CDS encoding ABC transporter permease: MSTATLTRPDRVRVTSWLQDYGVYLAVVVLLLFNIAFTENFFSAANFRTQLVQAAPVCIVALGMALVIGTEGIDLSVGSIMSVAAALVPLYLGAGPFTAILVALIAGVVSGLFSGFLVAQLGIQPIIATLALLVGGRGLALVIAHGQLTELHNQDFLALGTGDVLGVPIMVLVAAVVSVLAGLLVRRTTFGRHLVAVGGNRPAATLAGLPVKRVLIGVYAISGALAAIAGVLATARLGASDPNDLGLLMELSAITAVVVGGTPLTGGRVRVLGTVFGALLMQLVHATLIKHNLPDSAAQMVQAAIIVAAVYVARERSTR; this comes from the coding sequence ATGTCGACCGCGACACTGACGAGACCTGACCGCGTCCGCGTCACGAGCTGGCTGCAGGACTACGGCGTGTACCTGGCCGTGGTCGTGCTGCTGCTGTTCAACATCGCGTTCACGGAGAACTTCTTCTCCGCCGCGAACTTCCGCACCCAGCTGGTGCAAGCCGCGCCGGTGTGCATCGTCGCGCTCGGCATGGCGCTGGTGATCGGCACCGAAGGCATCGACCTGTCGGTCGGGTCCATCATGTCGGTCGCCGCCGCGCTCGTTCCGCTGTATCTCGGCGCGGGACCGTTCACCGCGATCCTGGTCGCGCTCATCGCCGGCGTGGTTTCCGGCCTGTTCAGCGGGTTCCTGGTGGCACAGCTGGGCATCCAGCCGATCATCGCCACCCTCGCCCTGCTGGTCGGCGGCCGGGGCCTGGCGCTGGTGATCGCGCACGGACAGCTGACCGAGCTGCACAACCAGGACTTCCTGGCGCTCGGCACCGGCGACGTGCTCGGCGTGCCGATCATGGTGCTGGTCGCCGCGGTCGTTTCGGTACTCGCCGGTTTGCTGGTGCGCCGCACCACCTTCGGCCGGCATCTGGTCGCGGTCGGCGGCAACCGTCCCGCGGCGACGCTTGCCGGGCTGCCGGTGAAACGGGTGCTGATCGGCGTGTACGCCATCTCCGGCGCGCTGGCCGCGATCGCCGGCGTGCTGGCCACCGCCCGGCTCGGCGCGAGCGATCCCAACGATCTCGGTCTGCTGATGGAACTGTCCGCGATCACCGCGGTGGTGGTCGGCGGGACCCCGCTCACCGGCGGCCGGGTCCGCGTGCTCGGCACCGTGTTCGGCGCTCTGCTGATGCAGTTGGTGCACGCCACGCTGATCAAGCACAACCTGCCCGATTCCGCCGCGCAGATGGTGCAGGCCGCCATCATCGTCGCCGCGGTGTACGTCGCCCGGGAACGGAGCACCCGATGA
- a CDS encoding sugar ABC transporter ATP-binding protein — protein MTSTAGPEASTMTAPVLEVTGVTKRFPGTVALADVGFTLRRGEVHALVGENGAGKSTLIKVLTGVYRPDEGEVRHLGRPVEFRRPIDAQRAGISTIYQEVNLVPLMSVAGNVFLGREPRTRGGLVNWSAMNEQARELLRGYGIDTDVRRPLHTLAVGAQQMVALARAVSAKAGVVVMDEPTSSLEPREVDTLFEVLARLRAEDISVIYVSHRMDELYRVCDSVTVLRDGRVVHSGPLKPLPRIELVSMMLGREIRQIRAEGVTAFGEEHHAGKEPLLRAENLSGGHKLHDVSVSVRPGEVVGLAGLLGSGRSETARAVIGAFPLDGGTVLLAGKPVKRGKIAAAMRAGIALLAEDRKADGIIPNLSVRENIVLAALPRLSTFGFVSRSKQDRVVKTFMDRLRIKAAGPEQKVAELSGGNQQKVLLARWLATGPKILLLDEPTRGIDVGAKAEVQALIDELAKDGLGVLLISSELEELLDGADRVVVLREGAVAGELTGAAITEDNVLAAIAAGGDNDVDRDTDET, from the coding sequence ATGACGAGCACGGCCGGCCCCGAGGCGTCGACCATGACCGCGCCAGTGCTCGAGGTGACCGGGGTGACCAAGCGGTTCCCCGGCACCGTCGCGCTCGCCGACGTCGGCTTCACGCTCCGCCGCGGCGAGGTCCATGCGCTGGTAGGGGAAAACGGCGCCGGGAAGTCCACCTTGATCAAGGTCCTCACCGGCGTCTACCGGCCGGACGAGGGCGAGGTCCGTCACCTCGGCCGGCCGGTCGAGTTCCGCCGTCCGATCGACGCGCAGCGCGCCGGAATCTCCACCATCTACCAGGAAGTCAACCTGGTGCCGCTGATGAGCGTGGCCGGCAACGTCTTCCTCGGCCGGGAGCCGCGCACCCGCGGCGGGCTGGTGAACTGGTCGGCGATGAACGAGCAGGCGCGCGAACTGCTCCGCGGCTACGGCATCGACACCGACGTCCGGCGTCCGCTGCACACGCTCGCGGTCGGCGCGCAGCAAATGGTCGCGCTCGCCCGCGCGGTCTCCGCAAAAGCCGGTGTGGTCGTGATGGACGAGCCGACCTCGTCGCTCGAACCCCGCGAAGTGGACACGCTGTTCGAAGTGCTCGCCCGGCTGCGCGCCGAGGACATCTCGGTGATCTACGTGAGCCACCGGATGGACGAGTTGTACCGGGTGTGCGACAGCGTCACGGTGCTGCGCGACGGCCGCGTGGTCCACAGCGGACCGCTCAAGCCGTTGCCGCGCATCGAACTGGTGTCGATGATGCTGGGCAGGGAGATCCGGCAGATCCGCGCCGAGGGCGTCACCGCGTTCGGCGAGGAGCACCATGCCGGGAAGGAACCGTTGCTGCGAGCGGAGAATCTGTCCGGCGGGCACAAGCTGCACGACGTGTCGGTCAGCGTCCGGCCGGGTGAGGTCGTCGGACTCGCCGGGCTGCTCGGCTCCGGCCGCAGCGAGACCGCGCGAGCGGTGATCGGGGCCTTCCCGCTCGACGGCGGCACCGTTCTGCTGGCCGGAAAACCGGTGAAGCGCGGCAAGATCGCCGCCGCCATGCGGGCCGGGATCGCGCTGCTGGCCGAGGACCGCAAGGCCGACGGCATCATCCCGAACCTCTCGGTGCGGGAGAACATCGTGCTCGCCGCACTGCCGAGGCTGTCCACGTTCGGCTTCGTCAGCCGGTCCAAACAGGACCGGGTGGTGAAGACGTTCATGGACCGCCTGCGGATCAAGGCGGCCGGTCCGGAACAGAAAGTGGCCGAGCTGTCCGGCGGCAACCAGCAGAAAGTGCTGCTCGCCCGCTGGCTGGCCACCGGGCCGAAGATCCTGCTGCTGGACGAGCCGACCCGCGGCATCGACGTCGGGGCCAAGGCGGAGGTCCAGGCGCTCATCGACGAACTGGCGAAAGACGGCCTCGGCGTCCTGCTGATCTCGTCCGAGCTGGAGGAGCTGCTCGACGGCGCGGACCGGGTCGTGGTGCTGCGCGAGGGCGCCGTCGCCGGTGAGCTGACCGGTGCCGCGATCACCGAGGACAACGTGCTGGCGGCGATCGCCGCAGGGGGTGACAACGATGTCGACCGCGACACTGACGAGACCTGA
- a CDS encoding FMN reductase, translated as MTARTIAVVTAGLSQPSSTRLLADRLAEATRAVLVDDEVTVKVIELRDVAVDVTNNMLTGFPSPQLREAIDTVTRADGLIAVTPVFTASYSGLFKSFFDVLDKEALDGKPVLLAATGGTERHSLALDFALRPLFAYLRATVVPTGVYAASSDWGSVEANGALQQRVERAGRELAQLVAAAPEAKPDDEFSSVSFEQLLGGN; from the coding sequence ATGACTGCACGCACTATTGCCGTGGTCACCGCTGGGTTGAGCCAGCCGTCGTCGACGCGGCTGCTGGCCGACCGGCTGGCCGAGGCCACCCGCGCGGTGCTGGTGGACGACGAGGTGACCGTGAAGGTCATCGAACTCCGCGACGTCGCGGTGGACGTCACCAACAACATGCTCACCGGGTTCCCCAGCCCGCAGCTGCGCGAAGCGATCGACACGGTGACGCGCGCGGATGGCTTGATCGCTGTGACGCCGGTGTTCACTGCTTCGTACAGCGGTTTGTTCAAGTCGTTCTTCGACGTACTGGACAAGGAAGCGCTCGACGGTAAGCCGGTGCTGCTTGCCGCGACGGGTGGCACGGAACGGCATTCGCTCGCGCTTGACTTCGCGTTGCGTCCGCTCTTCGCGTACCTTCGCGCGACTGTGGTTCCGACAGGCGTGTACGCGGCTTCGTCGGACTGGGGCAGCGTCGAGGCGAACGGCGCGCTGCAGCAGCGCGTTGAGCGGGCTGGCCGGGAGTTGGCGCAGCTGGTCGCGGCTGCTCCGGAGGCCAAGCCGGACGACGAATTCAGTTCGGTGTCGTTCGAGCAGTTGCTCGGCGGAAACTGA
- a CDS encoding PGPGW domain-containing protein: MGWGKPVRRMVFSVVGGVLVAVGAALLVLPGPGLLLVLAGLLVLASEFPALQRYVGPVRIRAMKAAEDSVATPLRVAGSVLTGLALLGAGVAWGLVPGLPFGGWSTGSSLILSGLILFALLVWSYRRVHVKP; this comes from the coding sequence ATGGGATGGGGCAAACCGGTCCGCAGGATGGTCTTCTCCGTCGTCGGCGGAGTCCTCGTGGCCGTCGGCGCGGCGCTGCTCGTGCTGCCCGGCCCGGGTCTGCTGCTGGTGCTCGCCGGGCTGCTCGTGCTGGCTTCGGAATTCCCCGCGCTGCAACGCTACGTCGGCCCGGTGCGGATTCGGGCGATGAAGGCCGCCGAGGACAGCGTGGCGACGCCGTTGCGGGTCGCCGGTTCGGTGCTCACCGGGCTCGCGCTGCTGGGCGCGGGCGTGGCGTGGGGGCTGGTGCCGGGACTTCCGTTCGGCGGCTGGAGCACCGGGTCCAGCCTGATCCTCTCCGGGCTGATTCTGTTCGCGTTGCTGGTCTGGAGTTACCGACGGGTGCACGTGAAGCCGTGA
- a CDS encoding ABC transporter permease, protein MIATTAAPPSERGAAFAAVLQRQGAAVVLVLGIAAAWFAFPRFGSADNLRDLALQSSFLAVIALGMTFVIISGGIDLSVGSVYALGGVLAAYGSRYGLVVAILLPLVVCGLIGLINGLLIARTRMAPFIVTLASLLFARGLLLALTNEGATTYKVAAGSALLWLGQGKIFGIGVPVYLALVLFGLGGVLLRRTRFGQSVFALGGAEQSALLMGLPVARTKVTLYALSGTLAGFAGVLTAAYLQSGVTVLGVGTELDAISVVVIGGTLLTGGAGTVLGTLVGVLLKTLIQNVINQVGTLDSNYQTVVSGAFLLVVVVIQRLLARSRRS, encoded by the coding sequence ATGATCGCGACCACCGCCGCCCCGCCGTCGGAACGCGGTGCGGCGTTCGCCGCCGTCCTGCAACGCCAAGGCGCGGCTGTCGTGCTCGTACTCGGCATCGCCGCCGCGTGGTTCGCCTTCCCGCGCTTCGGGTCGGCCGACAATCTGCGCGATCTCGCGCTGCAAAGTTCGTTTCTGGCGGTCATCGCGCTCGGCATGACGTTCGTGATCATTTCCGGCGGCATCGATCTTTCCGTCGGCTCGGTGTACGCGCTCGGCGGCGTGCTGGCCGCGTACGGCTCCCGCTACGGCCTGGTCGTCGCGATCCTGCTGCCGCTGGTCGTCTGCGGACTGATCGGCTTGATCAACGGCCTGCTCATCGCCCGCACCCGGATGGCCCCGTTCATCGTCACGCTGGCCTCGCTGCTGTTCGCCCGCGGACTTCTGCTCGCGCTCACCAACGAAGGAGCCACCACGTACAAAGTGGCGGCCGGTTCGGCGCTGCTGTGGCTGGGGCAAGGCAAGATCTTCGGCATCGGGGTACCGGTCTATCTCGCCTTGGTCCTTTTCGGACTTGGCGGCGTGCTGCTCCGCCGGACGCGCTTCGGCCAGTCCGTCTTCGCGCTCGGCGGCGCGGAACAATCCGCGCTGCTGATGGGACTTCCGGTCGCCCGCACCAAGGTCACCCTCTACGCGCTCAGCGGCACGCTCGCCGGATTCGCCGGCGTGCTCACCGCCGCCTACCTGCAGTCCGGCGTGACCGTGCTCGGCGTCGGCACCGAACTGGACGCGATTTCCGTCGTGGTCATCGGCGGGACGCTGCTCACCGGAGGTGCCGGGACGGTCCTCGGCACGCTCGTCGGCGTGCTGCTCAAGACGCTCATCCAGAACGTCATCAACCAGGTCGGCACGCTCGATTCCAACTACCAGACCGTGGTCAGCGGGGCGTTCCTGCTGGTCGTCGTCGTGATCCAGCGGCTGCTGGCGCGGTCTCGCCGTTCGTGA
- a CDS encoding glycoside hydrolase family 2, with the protein MVRPARRPGRLATLAAALAVAVSGLSTATAAAADPPQWHRLSPPLSTPWTSQVSPDNALPEYPRPQLTRDKWQNLNGVWEFSSAKAGDSPPFDRGLGERILVPYPVESALSGIMRHETSMWYRRSFQVPKNWHVGGRDQRLILHFQAVDYDTTVWVNGHQVVHHTGGYDSFSADVTNALTTAKDQEIVVGVNDPNDAGGQPLGKQRKPGDGIFYTPTSGIWQTVWMEPVTPSYISKVDTTPDVANGSVTVNAVVGGPVKQRVEATAYDHGRVVGHVSGPANTPLQLKLNQPHLWTPNDPFLYDLKVSLSSGDSVSSYFGLRSVSIGKTADGKQRMLLNGKFVMQLGPLDQGFWPDGIYTAPTDAALKFDLEQEKALGFNMVRKHIKVEPDRWYYYADKLGLLVWQDMPAMKDDVEATPAAQANFESELHRMIDQHRSFPSIVTWVPFNEGWGDYAVGRIADQVKAWDPTRLVDAESGVNCCRSEPDSGRGDLYDDHTYTGPGTPAPDATRAAVDGEYGGLGLKVDGHQFDPSGSFAYEMEPDSATLTRRYGELQQRLLLAGRQCGVSAGVYTQTTDVEKEVNGFFTYDRQVKKMDFAAVRAANLSVINGVDGSPQQGPVIPPGTPGIDGIAAYPFDENTGTTAADTVGHHNATLVGGASWTAGHQGSALAVNGSGQYADTGAPLVKTDLSYSVSAWVKFNAVGDGFQTVVSQDGNDHSAFFLQYSGADHKLAFSFVGTRALAPMTPEAGRWYHLVGVRDAASGQLALYVDGQLAASRNVCLGEASTGNTVIGRGKFGGNPVDFLNGAVDQVRLYDRALSAAEVSKLYTSGG; encoded by the coding sequence ATGGTCCGTCCTGCCCGCAGACCCGGCCGCCTGGCCACCCTGGCCGCCGCGCTCGCGGTGGCGGTGTCCGGGTTGTCCACCGCCACCGCCGCGGCAGCCGATCCGCCGCAATGGCATCGGCTCAGCCCGCCGCTGAGCACCCCGTGGACCAGCCAGGTGTCCCCGGACAACGCCCTTCCCGAATACCCCCGCCCGCAACTGACCCGCGACAAGTGGCAGAACCTCAACGGCGTCTGGGAATTCTCCTCCGCCAAGGCCGGTGATTCGCCGCCGTTCGACCGAGGTCTCGGCGAACGGATCCTCGTCCCGTACCCGGTCGAATCGGCGCTGTCCGGGATCATGCGGCACGAAACCTCGATGTGGTACCGGCGGTCCTTCCAGGTGCCGAAGAACTGGCACGTCGGCGGCCGGGACCAGCGGCTGATCCTGCACTTCCAGGCGGTCGACTACGACACCACGGTTTGGGTCAACGGCCACCAGGTGGTGCACCACACCGGCGGCTACGACTCGTTCTCCGCGGACGTCACCAACGCGCTGACCACCGCGAAGGACCAGGAGATCGTGGTCGGCGTCAACGACCCGAACGACGCCGGCGGCCAGCCGCTGGGCAAACAGCGCAAGCCCGGCGACGGGATCTTCTACACGCCGACCTCCGGCATCTGGCAGACCGTCTGGATGGAACCGGTCACGCCGTCCTACATCTCCAAAGTGGACACCACGCCGGATGTCGCGAACGGCTCGGTGACCGTCAACGCCGTCGTCGGCGGCCCGGTGAAGCAGCGGGTGGAAGCGACTGCCTACGACCACGGCCGCGTTGTCGGCCACGTGTCCGGCCCAGCCAACACTCCGCTGCAGCTCAAGCTGAACCAGCCGCATCTGTGGACACCGAACGATCCGTTCCTCTACGACCTGAAGGTGTCGCTGTCCTCCGGGGACAGCGTGAGCTCGTACTTCGGCCTGCGGTCGGTGTCGATCGGCAAGACCGCCGACGGCAAGCAGCGGATGCTGCTCAACGGCAAGTTCGTCATGCAACTCGGCCCGCTCGACCAGGGCTTCTGGCCGGACGGCATCTACACCGCGCCGACCGACGCCGCGCTCAAGTTCGATCTGGAACAGGAGAAGGCGCTCGGATTCAACATGGTGCGCAAGCACATCAAGGTCGAACCGGACCGCTGGTACTACTACGCCGACAAGCTCGGCCTGCTGGTGTGGCAGGACATGCCGGCGATGAAGGACGACGTCGAGGCGACCCCGGCGGCGCAGGCGAACTTCGAGTCCGAACTGCACCGGATGATCGACCAGCACCGCAGCTTCCCGTCGATCGTCACCTGGGTGCCGTTCAACGAGGGCTGGGGCGACTACGCGGTCGGCCGGATCGCCGACCAGGTCAAAGCCTGGGACCCGACCCGGCTGGTGGACGCCGAATCCGGCGTGAACTGCTGCCGCTCCGAACCGGACAGCGGCCGCGGCGACCTCTACGACGACCACACCTACACCGGCCCGGGCACCCCCGCGCCGGACGCCACCCGCGCTGCGGTGGACGGCGAGTACGGCGGCCTCGGCCTCAAGGTCGACGGCCACCAGTTCGACCCGTCCGGCAGCTTCGCGTACGAGATGGAGCCGGACAGCGCGACGCTCACGCGTCGGTACGGCGAACTGCAGCAGCGGCTGCTTCTCGCCGGACGGCAATGCGGCGTGTCGGCGGGTGTGTACACGCAGACCACTGACGTGGAGAAGGAGGTCAACGGCTTCTTCACCTACGACCGTCAGGTGAAGAAGATGGACTTCGCGGCGGTACGCGCGGCGAACCTGTCGGTGATCAACGGCGTCGACGGCTCGCCGCAGCAGGGCCCGGTAATCCCGCCTGGCACCCCAGGGATCGACGGCATCGCCGCATACCCGTTCGACGAGAACACCGGCACCACCGCGGCGGACACCGTGGGCCACCACAACGCCACGCTGGTCGGCGGCGCTTCGTGGACCGCCGGGCACCAGGGCTCCGCGCTGGCGGTCAACGGTTCCGGCCAGTACGCCGACACCGGTGCGCCGCTGGTCAAGACCGACTTGAGCTACAGCGTGTCAGCGTGGGTGAAGTTCAACGCGGTCGGCGACGGGTTCCAGACCGTCGTGAGCCAGGACGGCAACGACCACAGCGCGTTCTTCCTGCAGTACTCGGGCGCGGACCACAAGCTGGCGTTCAGCTTCGTCGGCACCCGGGCGCTCGCGCCGATGACGCCGGAAGCCGGCCGGTGGTACCACCTGGTGGGCGTCCGCGACGCCGCGAGCGGGCAGCTGGCTCTGTACGTGGACGGGCAGCTGGCCGCTTCGCGGAATGTCTGTCTCGGCGAAGCGTCGACCGGTAACACGGTGATCGGCCGCGGCAAGTTCGGCGGCAATCCGGTGGACTTCCTGAACGGGGCGGTCGACCAGGTACGCCTCTACGACCGGGCGCTGTCGGCCGCGGAGGTGAGCAAGCTCTACACCTCGGGCGGCTGA
- a CDS encoding ABC transporter substrate-binding protein has product MSPSVPARAALAVGAAAALALAGCTSREETPAAQSNGAGPAASAASAAPAADGCTIGKTGYPKVDPKTAIVGFSQSEKEANPFRIAETQSIRTEAGKLGIPAEHLLTTNAQSDLNKQISDIKSLLDRGAQLLIVAPLNSDGLQPALDAAKAKKVPVVTIDRQVTSKPCTDYLTFIGSNFDEQGHRAAAALAKSTGGNGKVAILLGSSGNNVTTDRTKGFKDELAKTPGLTVVAEQTGEFDRSKGQSVMEQLIQSHPDLTAVYAENDEMGIGAVNALKTAGKNPGKDVKVVSVDGTRNAVQLIADGSYNAVIESNPRFGQLAFQTLQQFEDGKPIPPSVVITDDAYDESNAAQKVGNAY; this is encoded by the coding sequence GTGTCCCCGTCCGTCCCCGCCCGCGCCGCTCTGGCAGTCGGCGCCGCCGCGGCCCTCGCGCTCGCCGGGTGCACCAGCCGCGAGGAGACTCCGGCCGCACAGAGCAACGGCGCAGGTCCGGCCGCTTCGGCCGCGTCCGCCGCACCGGCCGCCGACGGCTGCACGATCGGCAAGACCGGCTACCCGAAGGTCGACCCGAAGACCGCGATCGTCGGGTTCTCCCAGTCGGAGAAGGAAGCGAACCCGTTCCGGATCGCCGAGACCCAGTCCATCCGCACCGAGGCGGGCAAGCTCGGCATCCCGGCCGAGCATCTGCTCACCACCAACGCGCAGAGTGACCTCAACAAGCAGATCTCGGACATCAAATCGCTGCTGGACCGGGGCGCGCAGCTGCTCATCGTCGCGCCGCTGAACTCCGACGGGCTGCAGCCCGCGCTCGACGCGGCGAAGGCGAAGAAGGTCCCGGTCGTCACGATCGACCGGCAGGTGACCTCCAAGCCGTGCACCGACTACCTGACCTTCATCGGGTCCAATTTCGACGAACAGGGCCACCGCGCCGCCGCCGCACTGGCCAAGTCCACCGGCGGCAACGGCAAGGTCGCGATCCTGCTCGGCTCGTCCGGCAACAACGTGACCACCGACCGCACCAAGGGATTCAAGGACGAGCTGGCCAAGACGCCCGGGCTGACCGTGGTCGCCGAGCAGACCGGCGAGTTCGACCGGTCCAAGGGCCAGTCGGTGATGGAGCAGCTGATCCAGAGCCACCCGGACCTCACCGCGGTGTACGCGGAGAACGACGAGATGGGCATCGGCGCGGTCAACGCGCTCAAGACCGCGGGCAAGAACCCGGGCAAGGACGTGAAGGTGGTGTCGGTGGACGGCACCCGCAACGCGGTGCAGCTGATCGCCGACGGCAGCTACAACGCGGTGATCGAGTCCAACCCGCGGTTCGGCCAGCTGGCCTTCCAGACGCTGCAGCAGTTCGAGGACGGCAAGCCGATCCCGCCGAGCGTCGTGATCACCGACGACGCCTACGACGAATCGAACGCGGCCCAGAAGGTCGGGAACGCGTACTGA
- a CDS encoding LLM class flavin-dependent oxidoreductase: MQFGIFSVGDLTTDPTTGVTPTEHERIKAMVRIALKAEEVGLDVFAIGEHHNPPFAAPANPTVLLSNIAAQTQKITLSTSTTLITTNDPVRLAEDYAMLQHLSDGRLDLMMGRGNTGPVYPWFGKDIRQGIPLAIENYALLHKLWREEVVDWQGKFRTPLQGFTSTPRPLDGVPPFVWHGSIRSPEIAEQAAYYGDGFFANHIFWPTSHFQQLIAFYRQRYEHYGHGKADQAIVGLGGQAFIRPKSQDAWNEFRPYFDRAPVYGHGPSLEDFTEQTPLTVGSPQEVIEKTLTFREHFGDYQRQLFLMDHAGLPLKTVLEQLDLLGEEVVPVLRKELEAKRPAHVPDAPTHASLVAAAAADAETVTA; this comes from the coding sequence ATGCAGTTCGGAATCTTCTCGGTGGGCGACCTGACGACGGATCCCACCACGGGCGTCACGCCCACGGAGCACGAGCGCATCAAGGCGATGGTGCGGATCGCGCTCAAGGCCGAGGAAGTCGGCTTGGACGTCTTCGCGATCGGTGAGCACCACAACCCGCCGTTCGCCGCGCCCGCCAACCCGACCGTGCTGCTGTCGAACATCGCCGCGCAGACCCAGAAGATCACCCTCTCCACCTCGACGACCCTGATCACCACCAACGACCCGGTGCGGCTGGCCGAGGACTACGCCATGCTCCAGCACCTGTCCGACGGCCGGCTCGACCTGATGATGGGCCGCGGCAACACCGGTCCGGTCTACCCGTGGTTCGGCAAGGACATCCGCCAGGGCATCCCGCTGGCGATCGAGAACTACGCCCTGCTGCACAAGCTGTGGCGCGAAGAGGTGGTCGACTGGCAGGGCAAGTTCCGCACCCCGCTGCAGGGCTTCACCTCGACCCCGCGCCCGCTCGACGGCGTCCCGCCGTTCGTCTGGCACGGCTCGATCCGCAGCCCGGAGATCGCCGAGCAGGCCGCCTACTACGGCGACGGGTTCTTCGCGAACCACATCTTCTGGCCGACGTCGCACTTCCAGCAGCTGATCGCGTTCTACCGGCAGCGCTACGAGCACTACGGGCACGGCAAGGCCGACCAGGCCATCGTCGGGCTCGGCGGGCAGGCGTTCATCCGGCCGAAGTCGCAGGACGCGTGGAACGAGTTCCGGCCGTACTTCGACCGCGCCCCGGTGTACGGGCACGGCCCGTCGCTGGAGGACTTCACCGAGCAGACGCCGCTGACCGTCGGCAGCCCGCAGGAGGTCATCGAGAAGACGCTGACCTTCCGCGAGCACTTCGGCGACTACCAGCGCCAGCTGTTCCTGATGGACCACGCCGGCCTGCCGCTGAAGACCGTGCTGGAGCAGCTCGACCTGCTCGGCGAAGAGGTCGTGCCGGTGCTGCGCAAGGAACTGGAAGCGAAGCGCCCGGCGCACGTTCCGGACGCGCCGACGCACGCATCGCTGGTGGCAGCCGCCGCCGCGGACGCCGAGACCGTTACTGCCTGA